The Caloenas nicobarica isolate bCalNic1 chromosome Z, bCalNic1.hap1, whole genome shotgun sequence genome has a segment encoding these proteins:
- the LOC136002590 gene encoding E3 ubiquitin-protein ligase HECTD3-like isoform X2 — MRAGGEAPHQVLGRLRFLLQCSECFRRAQALPAALCYVPREVQYKICKDPAAASAAARSLLSVWDSPGPARGGKRAARATIEVRKGGCLRATGEEYCNGAGLWVKLSKEQLEEYRSGCELEEGWVLVCKHADGGDRLVPVESTERIQRQQQLFGVDYKPVIRWEQVVDLTYSLRLGAKPKPMEQDEAAVEKLRFVPPTWTYECDEDLVHFLYDHIGKEDENLGSVKQYVDSIDVSSYTEDFNVSCLTDSHADTYWESDGSQGQHWVRLNMKKGTIVKKLLLTVDTTDENFMPKRVAVYGGEGDNLKKLNDVSIDESYIGDVCVLEDMTTHLPVIEIRIVECRDDGIDVRLRGIKIKSSRQRDLGLSADMFQLPNLVRYPRLEGTDPDLLYRRAVLIQRFIKILDSVLHHLVPAWDHTVGTFSKLKHIKQFLLLSKRRTALITQCLKDSETSKPNFIPRLYINRRLAMEHRDNPALDPSCKNAVFTQVYEGLKPSEKFEKSLDYRWPLRYDQWWECKFIAEGIIDQGGGFRDSLADMSEELCPSSADTPVPLPFFVRTSNQGNGTGEARDMYVPNPSCRDFPKYEWIGQIMGAALRGKEFLVLDLPGFVWKQLTGEEVSWSKDFPAVDSVLVKLLDMMEVMDKDTFEFKFGNELTYTTVLSDQHMVELIPNGSSTVVRYEDRKEFIRLVQRARLEESKEQIMAMQAGLLKVVPQAVLDLLTWQELEKKVCGDPEVTVDALKKLTRFEDFEPLDTRVQYFWEALNNFTNEDRSRFLRFVTGRSRLPARIYIYPDKMGSETTDALPESSTCSSTLFLPNYATAKICEEKLRYAAYNCVAIDTDMSPWEE; from the exons ATGCGTGCGGGCGGGGAGGCGCCGCACCAGGTGCTGGGCCGGCTGCGGTTCCTGCTGCAGTGCAGCGAGTGCTTCCGCCGCGCCCAGGCGCTGCCCGCCGCGCTCTGCTACGTGCCGCGGGAGGTGCAGTACAAGATCTGCAAGgaccccgccgccgccagcgccgccgcccgcagccTGCTCAGCGTGTGGGACAGcccggggccggcgcggggcggcAAGCGGGCGGCCCGGGCCACCATCGAGGTGCGGAAGGGCGGCTGCCTCCGCGCCACCGGCGAGGAGTACTGCAACGGCGCCGGGCTCTGGGTCAAGCTCAGCAAG gagcagctggaggagtACCGGAGCGGCTGCGAGCTGGAGGAGGGCTGGGTGCTGGTCTGCAAACACGCCGACGGCGGGGACCGGCTGGTGCCGGTGGAGTCCACGGAGCGGAtccagcggcagcagcagctcttcggGGTGGACTATAAACCCGTCATCAG ATGGGAGCAGGTGGTGGATCTGACATACTCCCTGCGCCTCGGAGCAAAGCCCAAGCCCATGGAGCAGGATGAGGCCGCAGTAGAGAAGCTTCG GTTTGTGCCCCCAACATGGACTTATGAATGTGATGAAGACTTGGTGCATTTCCTGTATGACCACATTGGGAAGGAGGATGAGAACTTAGGCAGCGTCAAGCAGTACGTGGACAGCATCGATGTCTCATCCTACACA GAGGACTTCAATGTGTCATGCTTGACCGACAGCCATGCCGACACATACTGGGAGAGTGACGGGTCCCAGGGCCAGCACTGGGTGCGGCTCAACATGAAGAAAGGCACCATTGTCAA GAAGCTCCTGCTGACAGTGGATACCACCGATGAGAACTTCATGCCCAAGCGGGTCGCCGTGTACGGGGGTGAGGGGGACAATCTGAAGAAACTGAACGATGTCAGCATTGATGA GAGCTACATTGGGGATGTGTGCGTCCTTGAGGACATGACAACACACCTGCCTGTCATCGAGATCCGGATTGTGGAATGCAGAG ATGATGGGATTGACGTTCGCCTCCGAGGCATCAAAATCAAATCCTCCcggcagagggacctggggcttAGTGCTGACATGTTCCAGCTGCCCAATTTAGTGCGCTACCCTCGCCTAGAAGGGACAGACCCTGACCTGCTGTACCGACGGGCTGTGCTCATTCAAAG GTTCATCAAGATCCTGGACAGTGTCTTGCATCACTTGGTGCCAGCCTGGGACCACACTGTTGGCACATTCAGCAAACTCAAG CACATCAAGCAGTTCTTGCTGCTGTCCAAGAGGCGCACAGCTCTCATTACCCAGTGTCTGAAGGACTCGGAGACCAGCAAGCCCAACTTCATCCCGCGACTCTATATTAACCGGCGCCTGGCTATGGAGCACCGAGACAACCCTGCCCTGGACCCCAGCTGCAAGAATGCTGTCTTCACCCAG GTGTATGAAGGCCTGAAACCCTCGGAAAAGTTTGAAAAGTCTCTAGATTATAG GTGGCCATTGCGCTATGACCAGTGGTGGGAGTGCAAATTCATCGCAGAGGGCATCATCGACCAAG GTGGCGGTTTTCGGGACAGCCTGGCGGACATGTCAGAGGAGCTGTGTCCCAGCTCGGCAGACACCCCCGTGCCTCTGCCCTTCTTTGTGCGCACGTCGAACCAG GGTAATGGTACTGGAGAAGCCAGGGACATGTACGTCCCCAACCCCTCCTGTAGAGACTTCCCGAAGTACGAGTGGATTGGGCAGATCatgggagcagctctgaggGGCAAGGAGTTTCTG GTCCTGGATCTTCCTGGTTTCGTATGGAAACAATTAACAGGGGAGGAGGTCAGCTGGAGCAAAGACTTCCCTGCTGTGGACTCCGTGCTG GTGAAGCTACTGGACATGATGGAAGTCATGGACAAAGACACATTTGAGTTCAAATTTGGGAATGAGCTGACCTACACGACAGTGCTGAGCGACCAACACATGGTGGAGCTGATTCCCAATGGCAGCAGCACCGTGGTGCGCTACGAGGACCGCAAGGAGTTCATCCGCCTGGTGCAGAGGGCTCGGCTGGAGGAGAGCAAGGAGCAG ATCATGGCCATGCAGGCTGGGCTGCTGAAGGTGGTGCCCCAAGCTGTTCTTGACCTCCTCacctggcaggagctggaaaaaaaagtctgtggaGACCCTGAAGTCACAGTTGATGCTCTGAAGAAGCTCA CCCGGTTTGAGGACTTTGAGCCATTGGACACCCGTGTTCAGTACTTCTGGGAAGCGCTCAACAACTTCACAAATG AGGATCGCAGCCGCTTTCTCAGATTTGTCACCGGCAGAAGTCGCCTTCCAGCACGAATCTACATCTATCCAGATAAGATGGG CTCTGAGACAACAGATGCTTTGCCAGAGTCGTCtacctgctccagcaccctcttcTTGCCCAACTATGCCAC AGCCAAGATATGTGAAGAGAAGTTGCGCTATGCCGCCTATAACTGCGTGGCCATTGACACAGATATGAGCCCGTGGGAAGAGTGA
- the LOC136002590 gene encoding E3 ubiquitin-protein ligase HECTD3-like isoform X1 — protein MRAGGEAPHQVLGRLRFLLQCSECFRRAQALPAALCYVPREVQYKICKDPAAASAAARSLLSVWDSPGPARGGKRAARATIEVRKGGCLRATGEEYCNGAGLWVKLSKVTARGAPGGRGGLCCPARAPLTAAAAPQEQLEEYRSGCELEEGWVLVCKHADGGDRLVPVESTERIQRQQQLFGVDYKPVIRWEQVVDLTYSLRLGAKPKPMEQDEAAVEKLRFVPPTWTYECDEDLVHFLYDHIGKEDENLGSVKQYVDSIDVSSYTEDFNVSCLTDSHADTYWESDGSQGQHWVRLNMKKGTIVKKLLLTVDTTDENFMPKRVAVYGGEGDNLKKLNDVSIDESYIGDVCVLEDMTTHLPVIEIRIVECRDDGIDVRLRGIKIKSSRQRDLGLSADMFQLPNLVRYPRLEGTDPDLLYRRAVLIQRFIKILDSVLHHLVPAWDHTVGTFSKLKHIKQFLLLSKRRTALITQCLKDSETSKPNFIPRLYINRRLAMEHRDNPALDPSCKNAVFTQVYEGLKPSEKFEKSLDYRWPLRYDQWWECKFIAEGIIDQGGGFRDSLADMSEELCPSSADTPVPLPFFVRTSNQGNGTGEARDMYVPNPSCRDFPKYEWIGQIMGAALRGKEFLVLDLPGFVWKQLTGEEVSWSKDFPAVDSVLVKLLDMMEVMDKDTFEFKFGNELTYTTVLSDQHMVELIPNGSSTVVRYEDRKEFIRLVQRARLEESKEQIMAMQAGLLKVVPQAVLDLLTWQELEKKVCGDPEVTVDALKKLTRFEDFEPLDTRVQYFWEALNNFTNEDRSRFLRFVTGRSRLPARIYIYPDKMGSETTDALPESSTCSSTLFLPNYATAKICEEKLRYAAYNCVAIDTDMSPWEE, from the exons ATGCGTGCGGGCGGGGAGGCGCCGCACCAGGTGCTGGGCCGGCTGCGGTTCCTGCTGCAGTGCAGCGAGTGCTTCCGCCGCGCCCAGGCGCTGCCCGCCGCGCTCTGCTACGTGCCGCGGGAGGTGCAGTACAAGATCTGCAAGgaccccgccgccgccagcgccgccgcccgcagccTGCTCAGCGTGTGGGACAGcccggggccggcgcggggcggcAAGCGGGCGGCCCGGGCCACCATCGAGGTGCGGAAGGGCGGCTGCCTCCGCGCCACCGGCGAGGAGTACTGCAACGGCGCCGGGCTCTGGGTCAAGCTCAGCAAGGTAACGGCGCGGGGGGCGCCGGGAGGCCGCGGCGGCCTGTGCTGCCCGGCCAGGGCCCCGCTGACGGCAGCCGCTGCCccgcaggagcagctggaggagtACCGGAGCGGCTGCGAGCTGGAGGAGGGCTGGGTGCTGGTCTGCAAACACGCCGACGGCGGGGACCGGCTGGTGCCGGTGGAGTCCACGGAGCGGAtccagcggcagcagcagctcttcggGGTGGACTATAAACCCGTCATCAG ATGGGAGCAGGTGGTGGATCTGACATACTCCCTGCGCCTCGGAGCAAAGCCCAAGCCCATGGAGCAGGATGAGGCCGCAGTAGAGAAGCTTCG GTTTGTGCCCCCAACATGGACTTATGAATGTGATGAAGACTTGGTGCATTTCCTGTATGACCACATTGGGAAGGAGGATGAGAACTTAGGCAGCGTCAAGCAGTACGTGGACAGCATCGATGTCTCATCCTACACA GAGGACTTCAATGTGTCATGCTTGACCGACAGCCATGCCGACACATACTGGGAGAGTGACGGGTCCCAGGGCCAGCACTGGGTGCGGCTCAACATGAAGAAAGGCACCATTGTCAA GAAGCTCCTGCTGACAGTGGATACCACCGATGAGAACTTCATGCCCAAGCGGGTCGCCGTGTACGGGGGTGAGGGGGACAATCTGAAGAAACTGAACGATGTCAGCATTGATGA GAGCTACATTGGGGATGTGTGCGTCCTTGAGGACATGACAACACACCTGCCTGTCATCGAGATCCGGATTGTGGAATGCAGAG ATGATGGGATTGACGTTCGCCTCCGAGGCATCAAAATCAAATCCTCCcggcagagggacctggggcttAGTGCTGACATGTTCCAGCTGCCCAATTTAGTGCGCTACCCTCGCCTAGAAGGGACAGACCCTGACCTGCTGTACCGACGGGCTGTGCTCATTCAAAG GTTCATCAAGATCCTGGACAGTGTCTTGCATCACTTGGTGCCAGCCTGGGACCACACTGTTGGCACATTCAGCAAACTCAAG CACATCAAGCAGTTCTTGCTGCTGTCCAAGAGGCGCACAGCTCTCATTACCCAGTGTCTGAAGGACTCGGAGACCAGCAAGCCCAACTTCATCCCGCGACTCTATATTAACCGGCGCCTGGCTATGGAGCACCGAGACAACCCTGCCCTGGACCCCAGCTGCAAGAATGCTGTCTTCACCCAG GTGTATGAAGGCCTGAAACCCTCGGAAAAGTTTGAAAAGTCTCTAGATTATAG GTGGCCATTGCGCTATGACCAGTGGTGGGAGTGCAAATTCATCGCAGAGGGCATCATCGACCAAG GTGGCGGTTTTCGGGACAGCCTGGCGGACATGTCAGAGGAGCTGTGTCCCAGCTCGGCAGACACCCCCGTGCCTCTGCCCTTCTTTGTGCGCACGTCGAACCAG GGTAATGGTACTGGAGAAGCCAGGGACATGTACGTCCCCAACCCCTCCTGTAGAGACTTCCCGAAGTACGAGTGGATTGGGCAGATCatgggagcagctctgaggGGCAAGGAGTTTCTG GTCCTGGATCTTCCTGGTTTCGTATGGAAACAATTAACAGGGGAGGAGGTCAGCTGGAGCAAAGACTTCCCTGCTGTGGACTCCGTGCTG GTGAAGCTACTGGACATGATGGAAGTCATGGACAAAGACACATTTGAGTTCAAATTTGGGAATGAGCTGACCTACACGACAGTGCTGAGCGACCAACACATGGTGGAGCTGATTCCCAATGGCAGCAGCACCGTGGTGCGCTACGAGGACCGCAAGGAGTTCATCCGCCTGGTGCAGAGGGCTCGGCTGGAGGAGAGCAAGGAGCAG ATCATGGCCATGCAGGCTGGGCTGCTGAAGGTGGTGCCCCAAGCTGTTCTTGACCTCCTCacctggcaggagctggaaaaaaaagtctgtggaGACCCTGAAGTCACAGTTGATGCTCTGAAGAAGCTCA CCCGGTTTGAGGACTTTGAGCCATTGGACACCCGTGTTCAGTACTTCTGGGAAGCGCTCAACAACTTCACAAATG AGGATCGCAGCCGCTTTCTCAGATTTGTCACCGGCAGAAGTCGCCTTCCAGCACGAATCTACATCTATCCAGATAAGATGGG CTCTGAGACAACAGATGCTTTGCCAGAGTCGTCtacctgctccagcaccctcttcTTGCCCAACTATGCCAC AGCCAAGATATGTGAAGAGAAGTTGCGCTATGCCGCCTATAACTGCGTGGCCATTGACACAGATATGAGCCCGTGGGAAGAGTGA